The stretch of DNA TAAAACATAAAGTTGTGGTTAGGGAGACAAAAAGCAAACCatctcttaaatttatatttatcctttttcttctaatcacaacttctaaatattactCTAACTTCTAATATTGCTCTgtctttctaatttaaaaatcagAATTAGATTGAAATCATTGTTTGGTTTCATCTTTCCCAGGAAGACAAAGAAACGACTAATTCGATCTCTCATTTTACCAGGTAATATTTTCAATCCTTTTTTTCATGTTTCCtgtcaatttttttaagaagaatTGTGGTTTTCGCTGAGAAACTGCGGTAACTTTCGAAGAAACAATGTAAATCGTAGAATTCAGTTTTCTGTTCTGATTTGATGTCTAGAGAAAATAACTTCTGCAGAAAATTTTGGTCTCTGTATTTTGATTTGATCCACATATATCGTTGCGTGAGATCATTCTCTTATTTGTGAAGCTTTCTTGGGGAAAAGGTAAATTAGAAAGTGGTACATTCCCATTTCACTGGACAAAACTTGATACATAAGTTATTTCTCCCATCTATGTATGAATTAAAACAATTACTGACATGTATAATAATGATAGAGGTTTGTTGTTGAACATGTAAGATGATACTAAACATTTGTGATCGCTCgctattttgtgtgtttgcaggAGGACGTTTTATTGATCTTAAGGTTCAAATGCAGAGACAAGAACGAGGATCGTAAGAATGGAGCGAGCAAAAACAGGTAAGATTTGTTTGAATTGATGCTCAACGTAGATATTAAATCACCGAAACAACTAGTTTTCGTCTTTGAAAATTGTTTATGTAAGGTTTTGTTAGTTCTCTTGTTATCTCTGCAGAGGTGGAGAAGAAAGTTTCAAAACTTGTAAAGTTcatccaaaccaaaaacaagattCCAAAGGATTCAAAGAGAGAGCTTCTAGGGATTGTTAACGATCTTCAAGAGCAGTGTCAGTCTCTCTATactgtttttgatgattttcaaCAAGATTTAGACCCGAGTAGCGGTGGTGGCAGAAGGAAAGGGAAATCGCGTATTGCTTCATCGAGTTCAGACTTGGAGTATTACTCTTCAGAGGAAATAGAGAATGTTATAGAGGAAGGAATTGAAATTTCTGAGCTACAAAGCAAGCTTGAAGCATTGAGGAATGATGCTGAAGAGAGAGAACGAGAATTGACTTCACGTGTGAAGGAGCTAGAACGAGAGCTAGGTAACGCTAAAGCTGAGTGTGATCAGAAAAGAAGTTTAGAAAAAGAGATTGCGATGAAAGCTAGTGAAAGTAAACAGTTAGGAGAGAAGAACAAAGGGCTTAGATCTCAGATCTCTGGTTTGGAATcggttttgagagagaaaggagatgagATATCAACACTTGTGAACAAGTTTGGGAACAGTGAGTTAGGTTTAACATCGAGGATCGAAGAGTTGAAAAGCCAGTTGAgaaatttggaaaaagaaattGGTTTCCTTCGTGCAAGAAACGCGGAATTGGCTAAAAAGTATGAAGGTAAGAGAGTAGAGGATGAAGAGCGAGTTAAGGGACTGGTGGATCAGGTAAATGGTATGAAACGTGAGCTTGAATCATCGCGGAGGCAGAAAGATGAATCTGAAGCGAAGTTGGAGAAAAAATTCGAAGAAGTTACAGAGACGGAGATGCAACTGAAGAGtctgaaagaagaaacagaggaggagaggaACAGACTGAATGAAGAGATTGAGTATCTTAAAGGAGAAAACCAGAAGCTGCATACAAGAATCGCAGAGCTGGATTC from Camelina sativa cultivar DH55 chromosome 9, Cs, whole genome shotgun sequence encodes:
- the LOC104714794 gene encoding protein NETWORKED 4B-like; its protein translation is MERAKTEVEKKVSKLVKFIQTKNKIPKDSKRELLGIVNDLQEQCQSLYTVFDDFQQDLDPSSGGGRRKGKSRIASSSSDLEYYSSEEIENVIEEGIEISELQSKLEALRNDAEERERELTSRVKELERELGNAKAECDQKRSLEKEIAMKASESKQLGEKNKGLRSQISGLESVLREKGDEISTLVNKFGNSELGLTSRIEELKSQLRNLEKEIGFLRARNAELAKKYEGKRVEDEERVKGLVDQVNGMKRELESSRRQKDESEAKLEKKFEEVTETEMQLKSLKEETEEERNRLNEEIEYLKGENQKLHTRIAELDSLNMEIKTKNADKIRNESKILDIQNSDQKKLVKEQDDIIRRLSEKVKDQQGLVKEQKDTIDKLCDDQKLMKRWSSGSSRDSKMNPNALEKKMEELAEDFRMKIEDHIRILYRRIHVAEQIHLESKNEYIKTREMAQQNRENRESLMFFETHFSNMKDALEKGYRRSEMAMKKLEEAEEQTKRVGRLGEEIESAKQWVSEKKSEVESLNAKLECGEAQENLLKEKLSKLEKKLAEEGTEKLKLTKVLSKFETKMKELELKAKGREVEALSLREEKREAIRQLCIVVDYQRDRYDQLKKSILKG